The following are encoded in a window of Ictalurus punctatus breed USDA103 chromosome 13, Coco_2.0, whole genome shotgun sequence genomic DNA:
- the hpdl gene encoding 4-hydroxyphenylpyruvate dioxygenase-like protein, producing MATYLSRLHHISLHVSNVDKLALDLVSKFQFRVFAARLTAGARQLAFRKGAAVFVVNERPSCGGEALLPGHRNRRVARSHGDDVGPGCVGGILYDVRPHYSVDSACNVCFEVEDVERSSESLRARGCDLLVPPTRVRDDCGLVTYSVVKSVVGNVCHTLVDTSRYRGPFLPGFCDVGTGAEEDPRCPVTHFDHVTYACPRRSTAEVMRWYERNFGFQRFFICRNEDVDEGYMLDRDGIGLRLTAMEYWKCSETGIELPFKDGKDPDCKFVIAESLPEQGRNQVDTFLEQHRGPGIQHIGLFTQDILSTADAMANAGVQFFSPPAAYYTEVGRQQEIEEAGLDPNALMQHGILLDTDLRVNGEDPTSCSKRYLLQVFTKPIFSEDTFFLELIERRGATGFGEGNIRALWRSVQSYMEKDSQEHSNIKSKQTGQH from the exons ATGGCGACCTACTTGAGTCGGCTGCACCACATCTCCCTGCACGTTTCTAACGTGGATAAACTCGCTCTGGACCTGGTGTCGAAGTTCCAGTTCCGCGTGTTCGCCGCCAGACTGACGGCCGGAGCCCGGCAGCTCGCCTTCCGGAAAGGAGCCGCGGTGTTCGTGGTCAATGAGAGACCGAGCTGCGGCGGAGAGGCGCTGCTCCCGGGGCACCGGAACCGGCGGGTCGCTCGTTCACACGGGGACGATGTGGGTCCGGGATGCGTCGGTGGCATCCTGTACGACGTGCGGCCGCATTACTCTGTGGACAGCGCGTGCAACGTGTGCTTCGAGGTCGAGGACGTTGAGAGGTCGTCGGAGTCGCTGCGCGCGCGTGGCTGCGACCTGCTCGTGCCGCCGACGCGCGTCCGTGACGACTGCGGCCTCGTGACTTACTCGGTCGTGAAATCCGTCGTGGGCAATGTCTGCCATACGCTCGTAGACACGAGTCGGTACCGAGGACCCTTTCTGCCCGGATTTTGTGATGTCGGGACCGGAGCGGAGGAGGACCCGCGCTGTCCCGTGACGCATTTTGATCACGTCACGTACGCGTGCCCGAGACGCAGCACGGCCGAGGTGATGCGCTGGTACGAGAGGAACTTCGGGTTCCAGAGGTTTTTCATCTgcag AAACGAGGACGTAGATGAAGGCTACATGTTGGATCGGGACGGAATCGGTCTGCGTCTGACCGCCATGGAGTACTGGAAATGCAGCGAGACGGGAATCGAGCTCCCATTTAAAGACGGAAAGGATCCAGACTGCAAGTTCGTCATTGCCGAATCTCTGCCTGAGCAGG GCAGGAATCAGGTGGACACGTTTCTGGAGCAGCACAGAGGTCCGGGAATCCAGCACATCGGCCTGTTCACGCAGGACATCCTGTCCACGGCGGACGCCATGGCCAACGCCGGTGTTCagttcttctctcctcctgcaGCCTACTACACCGAG GTGGGAAGGCAGCAGGAGATCGAGGAGGCGGGGCTTGATCCGAACGCGCTGATGCAGCACGGCATCCTGTTAGACACAGACCTGCGGGTGAACGGCGAGGATCCGACCTCATGCAGTAAGAG GTACCTGCTGCAGGTGTTCACCAAGCCCATCTTCTCCGAGGACACGTTCTTCCTGGAGCTGATCGAGCGCCGTGGAGCCACCGGGTTCGGAGAGGGGAACAtccgagctttatggagatccGTACAGTCTTACATGGAGAAGGACAGTCAGGAGCACTCGAATATTAAAAGCAAGCAGACAGGACAGCACTGA